TACCCAAACCCCCCGAGCGCCCCTCCCCGCAGCCTCAGCCCGTCGCGGTCCCGGTGTCGGCACCCTCCGCCGCTCGGCTGCCCGACCACATGGAGGCCGGTCCCCTGGTCCGGCACCTCGCCGAGCAGAGCGGCGTCGACCTGGAGACGCTGCACGGCACCGGACCCGGTGGACGCGTCACCCGGACCGACGTCGAACACGCGGCAGCCGCCCGAGCCACCACCGAGCCACCGCGCTTGCGGGCCACGCCCCTCGCCCGGCGGCTCGCCGCCGAACTGGGCGTCGACCTCGCCACGGTGAAAGGGACGGGCAGCCGGTCGGCCATCCGCGCATCGGACGTACGCCGTGCAGCGCCCGGCCCCTCAGCCCTCACCCCGCCCGCGGCCGCCGCGCCCGTACGTCCTTCCCCTGCAGGCGCTCCTGCCACACACCCGTCCGAAGGCCGGGCGGCGGCCATGCGCCAGGCGATCGCCGGCCTGATGAGCCGCGCCAACCGGGACATCCCCCACTACTACCTCTGCACCACCGTGGACATGGCCGCCGCGACGGACTGGCTGCACGAGCACAACCGGCGCAGTCCGGTCGGTGAACGGCTGCTCCCCGCAGCCCTGCTGCTCAAGGCGGCGGCCCTGGCGGCCCGGAAGGTCCCCGAGCTCAACGGCTTCTGGACCGATGACCACTTCACGCAAGGCGAGGGCGTACACCTGGGCATGGCCGTGTCCCTGCGCGGCGGAGGTCTCGTCGCGCCCGCCCTGCACGACGCCGACACCCTGGCTCTCCCCCAACTGATGGCCGCCCTGAAGGACCTGGTCACCCGGGCCCGCACGGGCAGGCTGCGCGGGTCAGAGGTGTCCGACGCCACAATCACGGTCACCAATCTCGGCGATCAGGGCGTGGAGACGGTCTTCGGCGTGATCCACCCGCCTCAGGTGGCCCTGGTCGGCTTCGGGCGGGTGGTCGACCGGCCGTGCGCCGTCGACGGCCTGCTGGGCGTGCGCCCTGTGGTCACAGCGACCCTCTCGGCCGACCACCGGGCGACGAACGGTGCCGTCGGTGCCCGCTACCTCACGGAGGTCGCCCGCCTTCTGCAGAATCCGGAGCAACTGTGAACCGAACCGAAGCGCTGGACATGGTCAAGGAATCGATCACCGACGTCATCCCCGACGCCGATGTCGCGGCGCTGGGGCCCGACGACGCCTTCCGCGACGCTCTCGAGATGGACTCCCTGGACTTCCTGAGTTTCGTCCAGGTGCTCAGCGAACGGTCCGGCGTGCGCATCGAGGACGCGGACACACCCCGGCTGACCACGCTGTCCGGCAGCGCCGACTTCCTGGTCGCCCACACGCAGTGACGCGCTCGGCGACATGCCGTTCCCGAACGTGGCCCACACACTCGCCCGCGAGCAGGTGAGCGCCGTACCGGTGGCCGACGCCGACGACCATGTGGTCGGGGTCGTCCTGGAGTCGGACCTGAAGGCCGAGGCCGCCGTCCCGGCCGGTCACCGTTCACTCGGCGGAACGAGTCGCGGACGCCGCGTCGACTCCGCCGTGCCGGTAGCGGTCCCGGGCTTCGAGGGGGCGCGGGCCGAGTTGCCTCGCGGCGGGACGGGCGGTGCCATGCGGCACGACATGTCGCCGCTCGGCGGGGAGACTGGAAGCGGGGGCTCGGGCCCACGCAAGGAGAGTCGGTGACGGGTTTCCGGGACTTTCTGACACGGTTCCGGCCGGCGGTGTCGCCGGGCCGGGCCGCACCGAGCGGTGTCCCGGCGGACCGCTCCGCCGAGCTCCGTGCGGAACTCGCACCGCCGCTGGCCTTGCTCGAACAGGCGGAGGCGGAAGCCCGGGCCGTACGGGAACGGGCCGACGCCGACGCCGCGTCGCGCCGGCATGAAGCCGAACGGCAGGCCGAGGCGATGGTGGCGGCGGCGCGTGCGGAGGCCCGCCGCGTACGGGCACGCACCGCCGAGCAGGTGCTGCGTGCGGCCGAGGGCGAGGCAGCGGCACTGCTCGCCGAAGCGGAACATGAGGCCGTGGCCGTACGCGAGCGTGCCAGGATCCGTACGCCCGCGCTCGCCGACCGAGTGGTCGCGCTGGTGCTGGAGGACATCGAAGCGGAGCAGGAACGCCGGGCCGCCGAACGGGGGCACCCCCCGGAGGGTGATCTCTGATGGGCGCCGGACGGGTGGCCGGCGTGTCCCGGGCACGGGCTCTGCGGACCAGGTGTCTGGGCGCGGAGGGCATCAGGGACGTGGCCGGTTCCCGCACCCTCGAGGACGCCCTGCGCTACTTGGCGGCCACTCCGTACCGGCACGACGTCAGCCCGGGCGCGACGCCGTCCGAGGCCCAGCGCGCGGTCTCGGCGACGCTGCTGTGGCATCTCCGGGTTCTCGCAGGCTGGCAGCCGGCCACGGGCGCCGACGCCATCCGGGCGCTCGCCGCCGGGTTCGAGATCTCCAACGCCCAACACCATCTGCGGTCCTTCTCGGCCCAGGACCCGCGCTCCGCCTCGGCCGGCGCAGCGGCCGCGGACACAGGGCACCTGCCGCCCTACCGCCTTGGCGCTCTGGCCACCGCCTGGAGACGGCTGGCCCACACCCGTACGCCGTCGGAGCTGCGTGCCGCGCTGACGGCCTCCGTCTGGGGCGACCCGGGGGACGACTCCCCGGCGGCGGTCGCCACGGGTATGCGCGTCTCCGCCGCCGTACGGCTCGCCACCGCCGTCCCCGACGCGGCGCGCTGGGCGGCGGCCCGACTCGCGCTGCTGTTCGGCCGTGAGGTGTTCGTCGTCGGCCGCGGGTTGCCGGAGGTGTCCGTCCGCCGGGCGGCCCGCCTGCTCGGGCCGCGCGCGGTGGGGGCGGGGTCGTACGCCGATTTCCGGGAGGCGCTGCCGGCCACCGCGAGGTGGCTGCTGGACGACGTCGACGAGGCCGCGGACCTGTGGCGGGCGGAGGCACGGTGGTGGAACGTGGTCGAACGGGACGGCCGGGAACTGATGCGCCGGTCCCGCTTCGGTCCCCAGCCGGTGGTCGGGGCCGTGGCGCTGCTGTCCGTCGATGCGTGGCGGACCCGCGGGGCGCTGGAACTGGCCGCCAGGGGCGGTGGCCCCGGGGACTGGACGGCGGAGGTGCTCGATGCTCCGCGCTGAGGGCGCGGTCCCGGTCCGGATGCGCAGGGTGGCCGTCATGGCCCCCGAGCAGGCGCTGAGAGAGTGTTTGCTGCGGATCGCGGAGGCGGGCTGCGTCGAGGTCGACCTGGCCGGCGACGGCGGTCCTCAGGTCCGCGGGCCGGCGGCGACGCGCCTGCAGCGGCTGCGCGCCGAGGCGGCACAACCCATGCTCTGTGAAGCTCCCCCCGATCTGGACGTCCTGGAGCGCGAGGGCCGGACCGACCTGCTGGCAGGTGAGGCACAGCTGGAGCAACGGCTCGGCAGCGCGGTCCGGCACGGCGCGGTCGCGGCACTGGCCGGCTGGTGTCCCGAGACGGAGGTGGGCGCCACGGCGGCGCGCATCGCCGGTGCCGGGGCCGCGCTGGTGCCCCTGCGGGCTCCGCGCGGTGTCGATCCGCCGACCCTGCTGGCCGGAGCGGACACCGCACCTGCGGTGCACACGGCGACGCCCGTACGCCGTTCCTTCACGCCTCTGGTCACCACGTACGGAACCGTGCCCTACGCCGACCTCGACCCCACGATGGCGGCCGGAATCGTCTACGTGGTGATGTTCGGCCTGATGTTCGGTGATGCCGGGCAGGGGCTGCTGCTGGTCGCCCTCGCGTTCCTGCTGCGGGCGGGACGGCCGCGCCGGTTGGCGGCGCTGCGCCCGCTGTGGCCCTTCGTCGCCGGTGCGGGGCTGGCCGCCACCGTGGCGGGGGTGGCCTACGGCGAGTTCTTCGGCCCGACCGGGGTGCTCCCCGTGCTGTGGTTGCAACCGCTGCAGGAGCCCATGCGGCTGCTCGCCGTCGCCGTCGCGCTCGGCGCCGTACTGCTCGCCGGTGCCTACGCGGCGGGGACGGTGAACAGGTGGCGGGAGGGTGGACGTGCTTCTGCCCTGTGCGCGACGACCGGAATCGCCGGGGCCGCGCTCTACCTCGGCCTGGCCGTCTGCGCGGGGTATGTGTGGCTCGGCCAGGTGGCGTACGGCGTCGTGGGCGCCGTGATCGCCGTCGTGGGACTGGCTCTGGCAGGGACGGGACTGTACGCGACCACGGCGGGCGGGCCGGGCGGTGCCGTGCAGACCGGCATTCAGCTCTTCGACGCGGTGGTCCGGATCGGCTCCAACGTCGTGTCCTTCGCACGGCTCGCGGCCTTCGGCCTGACCCACGGGGCGCTCGGCGCGCTCGTCTGGGACGGCACGACGGCTCTGGCGGGCCGGGGTCCGGTGGGCGTCGCCGCCGCGCTGCCGGTGTTCCTCGTGGGCAACGCGGTCGCCTTTTCGCTGGAGGCGCTGGTGGCGGGTGTCCAGGCACTCCGGCTGGAGTTCTACGAACTGTTCTCGCGGCTCTTCGAGGGCGAGGGCCGCCCCTTCAGGCCCTGGCATCTGCCGGTGCAGCACCTCACCGGGCCGGCCGCCGACGCCGGGCCGCCCGCAACGGAGGAAGCCGTCCGACAAGGCCCGGCGAGGGAGGAGTCGTCGTGATCACCTGGTTCTTGGCCCTGCCTGTCATCGTCGCGGGATTCGTCGCCGTACGCCTTGTGCTGCGGCGCTCGGGCCGGACGGCCCTGTGGTGGATGGTCGCCGCGGACGCCGTGCTGCTGGTGGCCGCCACCGTGGTGCCGGCCCTGGCACTCGGCGGCGGATCCGCGCAGGCCGCGACCACGGCGGCGCAGGACTCCGGCTCGGGTTCCGCCGCCCTGATCGCGGCCGCGATCGCGGTGGCCGCCTCGACGATCAGCGCGGCCATCGCGGTCGCCTACACCGGTGCGGCGGCCCTCGCGGCACTCAGCGAACGGCCCGAACTCTTCGGCCGGGCCATGGTCATCGTCGGCCTGGCCGAGGGCATCGCCATCTACGGGCTGGTCGTCGCGGTCATCCTCATCGGCAAGGCATGACCATGGGCCGCGTCGCCGCCCTCGGAGAGCGGTCCAGGGTGACCGGCCTGGCCCTGGCCGGGGCGGTCGTCCTGGTCGCCGACGACGTCCAGGCCGTGCGCCGGGTCTGGCGCAGCCTGCCGGACGGCATCGACTTGGTGATCCTCACACCCGCCGCGGCCGAGGCGCTGAAGTCGGACCCCGCAACGCCGGGTGGCCGCCGTCCGCTGACCGCCGTGATGCCGCCATGACGACCCCGGCCCCGGAGCATGCGACGGACGCGGACCCCCTCTCGCCGGTCCGGGCAGGGCTGCTGCGAGCCGCTCACGCCGACGCGGATGCGCTCCTGACCCACGCCGAGCGCGAGGCCGCGGCACTCCTCGACCAGGCCCGCGCGGAGGCTCGGGCCATCCTCGACGAGGCCCGGCGGCAGGGCGAGGCCGACGGCTCGGACGCCGCCCGCGACCTTCTCGTCAAGACCCGGCGGGACGCCAGGTCCCGGACGCTCGCCGCTCGCCGGGAGGCGTACCAGGAGTTGCGAAACGAGGCCGCCGAGCGGGTCCGCGCCCTGCGCGGGACCGATGGCTACACCTCCCTGAGGGGGTGGCTGGAGCAGCGGGCTCGTGTCCTGCTCGGTCCCGCGGCCGAAGTGACCGAACACGCCGACGGGGGCGTGGTGGCCCGGGCGCCGGGGAGGCGTGTCGACCTCTCGCTGACCACGCTGGCCGACCGCGCGGTGGACCGCGTGAGAGGGGAGGTGCGGAGCCTGTGGGAGCCGTGACGGAAGACTCCGGGACGCATCGGCGACAGACCGACCGGCAGTCGGTCTGCCGGATCCTGCGCGTCACCGGACCGCTCGTCGAGATGGAGTACACGCGCGGCATCGCGATGTACGACCTGGTCTCGATCGGCCCCGCCCGGTTGCCGGGGGAGATCGTGGCCGTCAGCGGCCACGTGGTCACCGTCCAGGCGTACGAGTACACCGGTGGCCTCGCTCCGGGACAGATGGCGCTGCCCCAGGGCCGTCCGCTGTCGGTCCGGCTCGGTCCCGAACTGCTGGGCGGAATCTTCGACGGTCTGCTGCGCCCTCTGTCCGGTGTCGGCGACTGGCTGGTGCCCGGTGCGCAACGGAACACGGCTGGGGACCGGACCTGGTCCTTCCGCCCCTCGGTCGCGCGGGGCGAGGCGGTGGCCGAGGGGCAGGCGCTCGGAGAAGTCCGCGACGTGGGGCCCCTGCCGGTGAAGGTCCTCGTGCCGCCGGGCGGCGGGGGCACGGTCGAGGAGATCGCCGGGGCCGGGGACCACCCGCGGGACGCCGTGGTGGCCGTGGTGGGCGGTACCGAGGTGACCGTCGGCGCCCTGTGGCCGGTGCGCCGGCCGCGCCCGGTGCGGGAGCGCGTCGACAGCCACGAGGCCCTGAACACCGGCCAGCGGGTGATCGACCTGCTCTTCCCCGTGGCGCGGGGCAGCACGGCGGCGGTGCCCGGTGGCTTCGGCACCGGCAAGACGATGCTCCTGCAGCAGATCGCCAAGTGGTGCGACGCGGACGTCATCGTCTACGTCGGCTGCGGGGAGCGCGGCAACGAGATGGCCGACGTCATCACCGAACTGGCCGAGCTTCAGGACCCGCGCACGGGCGGGCACCTCTCGGACCGCACCGTGACGATCGCCAACACCTCCAACATGCCGATGATGGCCCGCGAGGCGAGCGTCCACACGGGAATGACGGTCGCCGAGTACTTCCGGGACATGGGCCTCGACGTGGTGGTCATCGCCGACTCGACCTCCCGGTGGGCCGAGGCGCTGCGCGAGTTCGCCTCCCGCACCGGCGAGCTGCCCGCCGAGGAGGGCTACCCGGCCGGGCTGGCCTCCGCCATCGCGGCCTTCTACGAACGGGCCGCGGCCGTGACCACCCTCGGAGGCGACCGGGGTTCGGTGACCGTGATCGGCGCGGTGTCCCCGCCCGGCGGGGACATGACGGAACCGGTGACCGCGCACACCGAACGCTTCGTCCGCTGCCTGTGGACCCTCGACCGCGACCTCGCCTACGCCCGCCACTACCCCGCCGTCTCCTGGGCTGGGTCCTTCTCCCGGGACGTACCGGTCCTCGCCGCCGGACACCGGGCAGCCGGCGACCCGGCATGGACCCGGCGCCGCGACCGGGTGGGAGCGGCGCTGGCGGAGGCCGACCGGCTGGCCGCTCTCGTGGACCTGATCGGCATCGCCGCCCTGCCCGCGCGGGAGCGGATCAGCGTGCTGGCGGGGAGGCTGGTCCGCGAGGGCGTGCTGCAGCAGAGCGCGCTGTCGGAGCGGGACTCCTACTGCGGGCCGGAGAAGACGGCCGCCCTGGCCGACGCCGTCCTCGCGGTCGCCGACCGCTGCCGCGAACTGGTGGACTCCGGTGTCTCACCGGCCACGATCGAGGAGGTCGACTTCGGCCCGCTGCTGCGCGCCCGCGAGGACACCGCCCCGCAGGACGCCGCCGCAGTGGCGGCGCGGCGGGACGCCATGGTCGCCAGGTTGGGTGACGTGCGGCCATGAGCCCGACCGGTGGGATCGAGTACACGTCGGTGCGTGAACTGAGGGGGCCGCTCGCGATCGTCGAAGGGGTGACCGGGATCGGCTGGGACGAATACGTACGCATCACCCTCGCCTCGGGCGAACTCCGCCACGGCGTGGTCCTGGACGCCGACCGCGACCTGGCGGTCGTCCAGGTGCTGGAGGGCACCGCGGGCATGGACCCGGAGGGCGTCCGGGCGGCCTTCTCGGGCAGCCCCCTGCGCGTCCCGGTCGGCACGGACTGGCTCGGCCGGGTCTGCAACGGCCGGGGCGAGCCCCTGGACGGCGGCCCGCCCGTCCTCGGCTCCCACGACGCCGAGGTGGGCGGCGCACCCATCAACCCGGTGCGGCGCGAACCGCCGTCCGAGCCGGTGCTGACCGGCGTGGGGGTCGTCGATGCCCTGACCACGCTGGTACGCGGGCAGAAGCTGCCGGTGTTCTCGGTGGCCGGACTGCCGCATCTGGAACTGGCCGCCCAGATCGCCGCGCAGGCCACCGCCGCCGGTGAGGCGTTCAGTGTCGTCTTCGCGGGCATGGGGCTCACCCATGCCGACGCCTCCTTCGTGCGCGACGCCCTGGAGGAACGGTCCGCGGCCGGAGAACTGGTCCTGCTGCTGAACACCGCCGACGACCCGGTGGTCGAACGGATCCTCACCCCGCGCATCGCGCTCACCGTCGCCGAGCACCTCGCCTTCGACGAGGGACGGCATGTCCTGGTGGTGATGACCGACATGACCACGTACGCCGAGGCGCTGCGCGAGGTCTCCGCCGCCCGCGGGGAGGTACCCGCCCGCCGCGCCTACCCCGGCTACCTCTACAGCGACCTGGCCTCCCTGTACGAACGCTGCGGACGCATTCGGGGCCGGCCCGGCTCGGTCACCGTGCTGCCGGTGCTCACCATGCCCGCGGGCGACATCACCCACCCGGTGCCCGACCTCACCGGCTACATCACCGAGGGCCAGATCGTCCTCTCGCCCGAGACGCACGCGCGAGGCGTCTACCCACCGCTGGACGCCCTGTCCTCCCTCTCCCGGCTGATGCGCAAGGGCGCGGGGCCCGGCCGTACCCGCGACGACCATCTCGACGTCGCGGCCCAGTTGCTGGCCGCCCTGGCCCGCGCGCGGCAGGTGCGCGATCTCGCGGACCTGGTCGGCCGGTCGGCGCTGAGCCCCACCGACCGACGTTACCTGGACTTCGACCAGGCGTTCCTGCGGGACTTCGCCGACCAGCGCAGCGACGAACCGCGCGACCTCGACACCTCTTTGGAACGCGGCCGGCGGGTTCTGCTGACCCTGCCCCGCAGCCAGCTCTCCATGCTGCCCGCACGGCTCCTCGGCGCCCACGGGGCCGAGGACGCCGCTGACACGGAGGCGTCCCGATGACCGGCGCCCGCCATACGCCGCCCGGCCGTGCGGGACGTCTGCGGCTGCGGCACGGCCTCGACGTCGCCGAGCGCGGAGCCGACCTCCTGGAGCGCAAGTTGCTCATCCTGCGCTCCGAACACGCGCGGCTGCTGCGCGCGGAACAGGAAGCCGCCCGCGCCTGGCGGGACCTTCTGGCGGAGGCCGAGAGCTGGCTGCTGCGGGGACTGCTCCTGGGCGGGGAACAGGCCCTGGAGTCGGCCACCGCGGGCATCGGCGCCGCCGAGGTCACGGTGCGCTGGGCCACTTCCCTGGGTGTACGCCGCCCGGCCGCGGTCTCCCTGTCCGTACCGGCCCGTCCGCCCACGGCCGCCGCCCCCGCCAACACGGCCCTGGTACACGCCGAGGCGGCCTATGGCCGTGCCGTGCGCGCCGCAGCCGAGTACGCGGCGGCCCATGCCGCCGTCCAGCTGGTGGGCACGGAGGTCAGCAGCACCAGGCACCGGGTCCGTGCCCTGCGACGCCACTGGATCCCCCGCCTTCGGGCGGCCCTGGACCGGAGCGACCTCGCCCTGGAGCAGGCCGAGCACGAGGACAGCGTCCGGCGACGGTGGTGGGCTGCCCGGCATCAGTCATGAGATGTCCGCACAGATCGGAAATAGAGGTAAATTTAGCCTGTCCTAAGTCGGGTCGGGCTTCAGGGAGACGACCGGTGAGTGACCACACGCGTACCAGCCCGAGAGTCGTCGCCTCGGTCGCCGTCTGCACTGTGCTGACGCTGGGCCTTGCGGGCTGTGCCGACGACAGTGAGGGAGCACACCCGGCCGGTCGGGCTTCCGACCAGGAGGTCACGGTGTACAGCGGTCGCAGCAGGCCCCTGGTCGAGCCGGTGCTGGACGAGTTCGAGAAGGCCAGCGGCATCACCGTCGAGGTGCGCTACGGCGATACGGCCGCCATGGCCGCGCAGTTGCAGGAAGAGGGCAGCCGAACACCTGCGGACGTCTTCCTCGCCCAGGAGGCGGGGGCTTTGGGGGCGGTGGCCGGGGACGACTTGTTCGCCGGACTGCCGGACGAGGTGCTGGACAAGGTACCGGCCGCCTACCGGGACGAAGCCGGGCAGTGGGTGGGAGTGACCGGCCGCTCGCGCACCATGGTCCACAACGTCGGCCAGGTGGCCGAGGACGACCTGCCCCAGTCGGTGTTCGAGCTGACCGAGCCGGAGTGGAAGGGAAAGGTGGGCATCGCGCCGACCAACGGCTCGTTCCAGGCGTTCATCACCGCGATGCGGGTCGAGCACGGCGACGAGCGCACCCAGGACTTCCTGAACGGTCTCAAGACCAACGACGCGCAGATCAGGGAGGGCAACGCGCCCATCGTCGCCGACGTCGACGAAGGCAGGCTCGCCACAGGGCTGGTCAACCACTACTACGTGTACGAGCTGGCCAAGGAGAAGGGCACCACCGTCGACGCGCTCAAGGCGAAGAACCACTTCTTCCCGGACGGGGACATCGGCGCCCTCGTCAACGTCTCCGGCGTCGGCGTCCTGAAGGGGGCCGACGACGATCCCGACGCCCGCGCTTTCGTCGACTACCTGCTCGGCAGGCGGGCACAGACCTACTTCGCCCAGGAGACGTACGAATATCCGCTGGTGGCCGGTGTCGCCAGTGCGCCCGGCCTGCCGCAGCTGTCCTCGCTGAACACTCCCGACATCGACCTCGACGACCTCGACGACCTACGGACGACGGTCGAGATGATCAGGGACTCGGGGCTGGCCTGACCATGGCATCGGTGGCCGTCGTGCGCCGCCGGGTGCGGCGGCTCGTGCCACGCCCGGCGCTGGCGGTTGCCGCGGTGGCCGCAGTCGCGGTGGCGCTGATCCCGCTGGCGTATCTGGGCGTGCGGGTCGGTGACGCGGGCTGGGCCCGCATCAGCGAGGAGTTGTTCAGGGCGCGGACCGGGGAACTCGCGACGCGCAGCCTGGCGCTGGCCGGGGTGGTGACCACGTCGTGCACGGCGCTCGGCGTGGCTTTGGCGTTCTTCGTCACGCGCACCGACCTGCCTGCGCGGCGACTGTTCGGGGTCCTGGCCGCGCTGCCGCTGGCGGTGCCCAGTTACGTGGCGGCCTTCGCCTGGGTCTCCACGGTGGAGGCCTTCGAGGGGTTCTGGGCGGCCGCGCTGGTCCTGACGCTGGTGTCGTACCCGTACGTCTCCCTCCCGGTCGCCGCCGCGCTGACGAGCGCCGACCCTGCACAGGAGGAGGTGGCCCGATCCCTGGGGAGCGGCCCGTGGCGCACGTTCCTCAGGGTGACGCTGCGCCAGGTCCGACCCGCGGTCGGGGCTGGGGCGCTCCTGGTGGCGCTGTATGTGCTTTCCGACTTCGGTGCGGTCTCCGTCCTGCGGGCGGACGTCTTCACCCCGGCCGTCTTCACCTCCATCAGCCTCGGTTTCGACCGCGCCGGCGCACTCGTACTCGCCACCGTACTGGTCGTCCTCACCATGCTCATCGTCTCGGGCGAACAGCTGACCCGACGGCGTGCCGCCCGCTACGCCCGCCTGGGCGGCGCGGGCCGCCCACCGGCACGGCTGCGCCTGGGCCGCCTGCGGTGGCTCGCCGTATCCGGTCTGGTCGGCACGGCGGGCCCGGCGCTCGGCGTACCGGCGGCGAGCCTCGCGCGATGGTTCGGCGAGGGCGTGTCACGGCCGGGCGCACTGTCCGGACTGGCCACGGCGGCGGGGAACTCGCTCACCGTCTCCGCCGCCGGTGCGGGCCTGACCATGCTGCTCGCCCTGCCACTGGGACTGCTGGGCGCCCGCGCGCCCGGCACCGTCGCCGTCGTCCTGGACCGCCTGGCCTACCTCTCGCACGCGCTGCCCGGCCTGGTCATCGGCCTCTCCCTCGTGTTCTTCGGCATCAACGTGGCCTACCCGCTCTACCAGAGCGTCTGGCTGCTCGCCCTGGCCTACGCCGCGCTCTTCCTCCCGCTGGCCGTCGCAGCGGTCGGCACCGCCGCGCTGCAGGCCCCGCCGGCCCTGGAGGAGGTGGCCCGCTCGCTCGGCCGCCGCACATCCCATGTGCTGCGCACGCTCACCGTGCCACTGACCGCCCCCGGTATCGGCGCCGGCGCGATCCTGGTCTTCCTCACCTGCATGAAAGAGCTGCCCGCCACCCTCTTGCTGCGGCCGACCGGGACGGACACCCTCGCCACCGAGCTGTGGAGCCGGACATCGGTCTCCGCATACGCGGCCGCCGCGCCCTACGCCGCGCTCCTGGTGCTGCTGGCCGCGGTACCGACCTGGTGGCTGTCGGCCCGTACCGGCGTCCTCACCCGGGCGGTTCGGGGAGGAGGAAGCTGACATGGCGGAGCTGCGTGTCACCGCGGTGCACAAGTCCTTCGGCGAGGTGCGGGCCATGCGCGGCGTGGACCTGACGGTCCGCTCCGGAACACTGACCGCGGTGCTCGGCCCCTCCGGCAGCGGCAAGACCACGCTGCTGCGCTGCATCGCCGGATTCGAACCCGTGGACG
This region of Streptomyces chromofuscus genomic DNA includes:
- a CDS encoding ABC transporter permease; amino-acid sequence: MASVAVVRRRVRRLVPRPALAVAAVAAVAVALIPLAYLGVRVGDAGWARISEELFRARTGELATRSLALAGVVTTSCTALGVALAFFVTRTDLPARRLFGVLAALPLAVPSYVAAFAWVSTVEAFEGFWAAALVLTLVSYPYVSLPVAAALTSADPAQEEVARSLGSGPWRTFLRVTLRQVRPAVGAGALLVALYVLSDFGAVSVLRADVFTPAVFTSISLGFDRAGALVLATVLVVLTMLIVSGEQLTRRRAARYARLGGAGRPPARLRLGRLRWLAVSGLVGTAGPALGVPAASLARWFGEGVSRPGALSGLATAAGNSLTVSAAGAGLTMLLALPLGLLGARAPGTVAVVLDRLAYLSHALPGLVIGLSLVFFGINVAYPLYQSVWLLALAYAALFLPLAVAAVGTAALQAPPALEEVARSLGRRTSHVLRTLTVPLTAPGIGAGAILVFLTCMKELPATLLLRPTGTDTLATELWSRTSVSAYAAAAPYAALLVLLAAVPTWWLSARTGVLTRAVRGGGS
- a CDS encoding iron ABC transporter substrate-binding protein, translating into MSDHTRTSPRVVASVAVCTVLTLGLAGCADDSEGAHPAGRASDQEVTVYSGRSRPLVEPVLDEFEKASGITVEVRYGDTAAMAAQLQEEGSRTPADVFLAQEAGALGAVAGDDLFAGLPDEVLDKVPAAYRDEAGQWVGVTGRSRTMVHNVGQVAEDDLPQSVFELTEPEWKGKVGIAPTNGSFQAFITAMRVEHGDERTQDFLNGLKTNDAQIREGNAPIVADVDEGRLATGLVNHYYVYELAKEKGTTVDALKAKNHFFPDGDIGALVNVSGVGVLKGADDDPDARAFVDYLLGRRAQTYFAQETYEYPLVAGVASAPGLPQLSSLNTPDIDLDDLDDLRTTVEMIRDSGLA